The Erigeron canadensis isolate Cc75 chromosome 4, C_canadensis_v1, whole genome shotgun sequence genome window below encodes:
- the LOC122597498 gene encoding calcium-dependent protein kinase 25-like, producing the protein MGSFYEKYELLNELGSGSMGSVDECVEKETQIHYACKKIELRLDPWNELQWMKNLVHDNIVEVAGNYQDDKYVYIVMELCRGGTLYDRIIQKGAYDEPSAAKVMHQIMNALQYCHETAGVCHGDGKPYNMMYNVDDDEDAVLKLIDFGYTAKVTDAFSIMNDGPRVDVRDAGVILYSLLYGEYTDRTPIELKRRVTEGTFDLYLMEKPILISQEAKDLLVKMMSEDPNNRPTASQVLDHPWIKTRIHDDDSSPQGDSSEITRCGECCRIL; encoded by the exons ATGGGGtctttttatgaaaaatatgaATTACTGAATGAACTGGGTAGTGGGTCTATGGGGAGTGTTGATGAGTGCGTGGAAAAAGAAACGCAAATTCACTATGCGTGCAAGAAGATTGAATTGAGACTTGATCCTTGGAACGAGTTGCAGTGGatgaaaaatcttgttcatgATAACATAGTGGAAGTGGCTGGAAACTATCAAGAtgacaagtatgtttatatcgTGATGGAATTGTGCCGTGGGGGAACTTTGTATGACAGAATTATCCAGAAAGGGGCGTATGATGAACCCAGTGCGGCCAAGGTTATGCATCAGATAATGAACGCTCTTCAG TATTGCCATGAGACGGCCGGTGTGTGTCACGGCGATGGTAAACCGTATAATATGATGTACAatgtagatgatgatgaagacgcTGTCTTAAAGTTGATAGATTTCGGCTATACCGCAAAAGTGACAGATGCGTTTTCGATAATGAACGACGGTCCACGTGTTGATGTACGTGATGCCGGGGTCATATTGTACTCGTTACTCTATGGCGAGTACACTGATCGTACTCCCATCGAGCTTAAACGGCGTGTTACAGAAGGCACGTTCGATCTTTATCTTATGGAAAAGCCCATTCTAATATCTCAGGAAGCAAAGGACTTGTTGGTCAAGATGATGTCGGAAGACCCCAATAACCGACCCACTGCTTCACAAGTTCTGG ACCATCCTTGGATAAAGACTCGTATTCATGATGATGACAGCAGCCCCCAAGGAGATTCATCTGAGATCACCCGCTGTGGTGAATGCTGCAGGATCTTGTAG
- the LOC122597499 gene encoding putative F-box protein At3g16210, with protein MPDYVCEDLIADIFERLPVKSLIRFRCLSKSWCCRISSPEFIRRHSTLRPSVQKVILEHEIYQNKKLHQMLSMLDSEDPLPLLLYGYTGTRPTFKLGDYSRAGSSNGIICLLNHNYDVISLWNPSIRRIFSIPPHMSLYAPLASVFGFGFDPITNDYKIVRLSCSHTAIVDSFVYTTNTGTWCKIALPTIPFSYTLSSPHGCCVNGALHWLAFANNSLHDRCIMRFDLSTHVISTIALPWEPRRYAGCLKILKGSTLAVITEYHRVWTMMKKEVNNDNNNNNNVASSASCWRMAASFNSI; from the coding sequence ATGCCAGATTACGTATGTGAAGATTTAATTGCTGATATATTTGAAAGACTACCAGTGAAATCGCTTATCAGATTTCGATGTCTCTCCAAGTCATGGTGTTGTCGAATATCTAGCCCTGAATTCATCCGTAGGCATAGTACTCTTCGCCCATCAGTGCAAAAAGTTATATTGGAACAcgaaatttatcaaaacaaaaaattacatCAAATGCTCTCCATGTTAGATTCAGAAGATCCATTGCCATTGTTATTGTATGGATACACGGGCACACGACCAACATTCAAGCTCGGTGATTATTCAAGAGCCGGTTCAAGTAATGGAATCATATGTCTACTTAATCACAATTATGATGTTATTAGTTTATGGAACCCTTCAATCAGGCGCATATTCAGCATACCTCCTCACATGTCTTTATACGCACCACTTGCATCAgtattcggttttggttttgaccCAATCACGAATGATTACAAGATTGTGAGGCTATCTTGCAGTCATACGGCTATAGTAGATTCATTTGTTTACACAACCAACACGGGTACTTGGTGTAAGATTGCTTTACCTACTATTCCATTTTCTTATACTTTGTCTTCACCACACGGTTGTTGTGTCAACGGAGCGTTGCACTGGCTTGCTTTTGCCAACAACTCTCTACATGATCGTTGTATCATGAGATTTGATTTGAGTACACATGTTATCAGCACAATTGCTTTGCCGTGGGAACCCAGGCGATATGCAGGATGcctgaaaattttaaaaggttCTACTCTAGCCGTAATCACTGAATATCATCGCGTTTGGACAATGATGAAGAAAGAAGTAAACaatgataacaataataataataatgttgcaTCATCAGCTTCTTGTTGGCGTATGGCTGCTAGTTTTAACagtatttaa
- the LOC122595652 gene encoding scarecrow-like transcription factor PAT1, giving the protein MSNVWYYQSMQESEVLCKPQFQMFDSISHGSDLFIKPEPYCTLDSSSATGSYTIDSPVTESCVTDDLNEFRQKLRQLETVMLSDFYDESDNGKFLVGNGVLDLPGIELWKEMVEGVPKRDLKEVLIACANAVSENDFSTAQLLISELQQLVSVSGEPIQRLGAYMLEGLVARLSYSGSLICKEPASHELLSYTNNLYEVCPYFKFGYMSANGAIAEAMKDENQVHIIDFQICQGSQWVPLIQAFAARRGGPPHIRITGFDDSTSAHARGGGLHIVGQRLCRLAKSFNVPFEFHSALVPISEAEIQHFQIRPGEALAVNFAFVLHHMPDESVSTENHRDRILRLVKSMKPKVVTLVEKESNTNTAAFYPRFLEALDYYTAMFESMDASLPRQHRDRISVEQHCLAKAVVNIIACEGNERVERHELLGKWKLRFMMAGFSPYPLSSLVNGTIKTLMKKYSERYRLEERDGALYLGWMNRDLVASCAWK; this is encoded by the coding sequence ATGTCAAATGTGTGGTATTACCAATCAATGCAAGAATCTGAGGTTCTTTGTAAGCCCCAGTTCCAAATGTTTGATAGTATTAGCCATGGAAGCGATTTGTTCATCAAACCTGAACCATATTGCACCCTTGATTCCTCCTCGGCTACTGGTAGTTATACCATTGACTCGCCAGTAACCGAGTCTTGTGTGACTGATGACTTGAATGAATTTAGACAGAAGTTAAGGCAATTGGAGACAGTAATGCTTTCGGATTTCTATGATGAGTCCGATAATGGGAAGTTCTTGGTTGGCAATGGCGTTCTTGACCTTCCTGGTATAGAACTATGGAAAGAAATGGTGGAGGGTGTTCCAAAACGTGACTTGAAAGAGGTTCTCATTGCGTGCGCAAATGCAGTTTCTGAAAATGATTTCTCGACTGCCCAGTTACTCATTTCGGAACTGCAGCAGCTGGTGTCAGTTTCTGGAGAGCCAATCCAGCGGCTAGGGGCTTACATGTTAGAAGGGCTGGTAGCCAGGCTCTCATATTCCGGAAGTTTGATATGCAAAGAGCCTGCAAGCCACGAGCTTTTATCTTACACAAACAATTTGTATGAGGTTTGCCCATATTTTAAGTTTGGTTACATGTCAGCAAACGGGGCAATCGCCGAGGCTATGAAGGATGAAAACCAAGTACACATAATTGACTTCCAGATTTGTCAAGGAAGTCAATGGGTCCCCTTGATCCAGGCGTTTGCAGCCCGGCGTGGAGGACCGCCCCACATCCGGATAACAGGTTTTGACGACTCCACATCAGCACATGCCCGTGGAGGTGGGTTGCACATTGTAGGTCAGCGACTCTGCAGGCTCGCAAAATCTTTCAACGTGCCATTTGAGTTCCATTCTGCATTGGTTCCCATTTCTGAAGCTGAAATCCAACATTTCCAAATTCGCCCTGGGGAAGCCTTGGCGGTTAACTTTGCCTTTGTGTTGCACCATATGCCAGACGAGAGTGTGAGCACTGAAAACCATCGGGATCGGATATTAAGGCTTGTGAAGAGTATGAAACCGAAAGTTGTAACCTTGGTTGAGAAAGAGTCGAACACAAACACAGCTGCATTCTATCCTCGGTTTCTTGAAGCTCTTGATTACTACACAGCAATGTTTGAATCAATGGATGCGAGTCTTCCACGTCAGCACAGGGACAGGATAAGTGTTGAACAACATTGCTTAGCAAAAGCCGTTGTGAATATAATAGCGTGTGAAGGGAATGAGAGGGTGGAAAGGCACGAGCTTCTCGGGAAGTGGAAATTACGCTTTATGATGGCAGGGTTTAGCCCATACCCTTTGAGTTCATTAGTCAATGGGACGATAAAAACGCTGATGAAGAAGTATAGTGAGAGGTATAGGCTTGAAGAAAGGGATGGAGCTCTGTATCTAGGTTGGATGAATAGAGATTTGGTTGCTTCCTGTGCTTGGAAATGA
- the LOC122596588 gene encoding probable WRKY transcription factor 33 isoform X1, with translation MMDKASENLELTNKDQTSLSDQETKSESTVVKESHESGSHASHSNQEGSSITVSPDKELEKQDSTLPTGSAASECLQEGNAIAKIPKNESNTSQQTAESEQDQDNIVVAVRPEKGLDKLPLRRNADNITPPLAPPDQGVAFSKLPEKPTGDGYNWRKYGQKFVKGNTFVRSYYKCTFTNCPARKQVERSHDGNITEINYLWKHDHPKPQMLQKASTTYVLSVQSKASDELSLTTSEDHSSVHPDPESSETETPKLSIVPPTENPVEVAVSQSNDMKNEASIDLSSDSKRQKRENPSTIEGISTKTNCEPRVVVQTTSAVDIVNDGYRWRKYGQKLVKGNLNPRSYYRCSSAGCFAKKHVERASHDEKVVITTYEGRHDHDMPAGGRTVSQNMSGTSTGITSVNNDGSRSQPESGSMEMVLHVSAT, from the exons ATGATGGACAAGGCATCTGAAAATTTGGAGTTGACCAATAAAGACCAAACATCATTGTCCGACCAAGAAACAAAGTCGGAGTCTACAGTAGTTAAGGAGTCGCATGAAAGTGGTAGCCATGCCTCACATTCTAATCAAGAAGGGAGTTCAATCACTGTATCACCTGACAAAGAGTTAGAAAAACAAGATTCTACCCTTCCTACCGGAAGTGCTGCATCAGAATGTCTTCAGGAAGGAAATGCTATTGCTAAAATACCTAAGAATGAATCCAACACGTCACAGCAAACTGCTGAATCGGAACAAGATCAGGACAATATTGTTGTGGCTGTAAGGCCTGAGAAAGGATTGGATAAATTACCACTGAGACGCAATGCTGACAACATTACCCCTCCTCTGGCTCCTCCTGATCAAGGAGTAGCTTTCTCAAAACTACCTGAAAAACCTACTGGCGATGGATATAATTGGAGAAAGTATGGTCAAAAATTTGTAAAAGGGAATACATTTGTCCGAAGCTATTACAAATGTACATTTACTAATTGCCCGGCAAGAAAACAGGTGGAGCGTTCACATGATGGTAATATTACTGAAATAAATTACTTGTGGAAACATGACCACCCTAAGCCACAGATGCTTCAAAAAGCGTCAACAACATATGTTCTGTCTGTTCAATCTAAAGCATCTGATGAGCTCTCTTTGACAACATCAGAAG ACCATTCATCTGTGCATCCTGATCCTGAGTCATCAGAAACAGAGACCCCCAAGCTCTCAATAGTTCCCCCGACTGAGAATCCGGTGGAAGTTGCAGTTTCACAGTCAAATGATATGAAAAATGAGGCTAGCATCGATCTATCATCAGACTCGAAGAGACA GAAGAGAGAGAACCCAAGCACAATTGAAGGTATTTCAACTAAGACAAACTGTGAACCGAGAGTAGTTGTGCAGACAACAAGTGCAGTTGATATTGTAAATGATGGCTATCGGTGGCGAAAGTATGGGCAGAAATTAGTAAAAGGCAACCTCAATCCGAG GAGTTATTACCGATGTTCAAGTGCTGGCTGTTTTGCTAAGAAACATGTAGAACGGGCATCTCATGATGAAAAAGTGGTCATTACAACTTATGAGGGACGACATGATCATGATATGCCTGCCGGTGGTCGAACTGTTTCTCAAAACATGTCTGGAACCAGCACTGGCATCACGTCTGTCAACAATGATGGTTCAAGATCTCAACCTGAATCTGGCAGTATGGAAATGGTTCTTCATGTTAGTGCTACCTGA
- the LOC122596588 gene encoding WRKY transcription factor WRKY24 isoform X2, with product MMDKASENLELTNKDQTSLSDQETKSESTVVKESHESGSHASHSNQEGSSITVSPDKELEKQDSTLPTGSAASECLQEGNAIAKIPKNESNTSQQTAESEQDQDNIVVAVRPEKGLDKLPLRRNADNITPPLAPPDQGVAFSKLPEKPTGDGYNWRKYGQKFVKGNTFVRSYYKCTFTNCPARKQVERSHDGNITEINYLWKHDHPKPQMLQKASTTYVLSVQSKASDELSLTTSEETETPKLSIVPPTENPVEVAVSQSNDMKNEASIDLSSDSKRQKRENPSTIEGISTKTNCEPRVVVQTTSAVDIVNDGYRWRKYGQKLVKGNLNPRSYYRCSSAGCFAKKHVERASHDEKVVITTYEGRHDHDMPAGGRTVSQNMSGTSTGITSVNNDGSRSQPESGSMEMVLHVSAT from the exons ATGATGGACAAGGCATCTGAAAATTTGGAGTTGACCAATAAAGACCAAACATCATTGTCCGACCAAGAAACAAAGTCGGAGTCTACAGTAGTTAAGGAGTCGCATGAAAGTGGTAGCCATGCCTCACATTCTAATCAAGAAGGGAGTTCAATCACTGTATCACCTGACAAAGAGTTAGAAAAACAAGATTCTACCCTTCCTACCGGAAGTGCTGCATCAGAATGTCTTCAGGAAGGAAATGCTATTGCTAAAATACCTAAGAATGAATCCAACACGTCACAGCAAACTGCTGAATCGGAACAAGATCAGGACAATATTGTTGTGGCTGTAAGGCCTGAGAAAGGATTGGATAAATTACCACTGAGACGCAATGCTGACAACATTACCCCTCCTCTGGCTCCTCCTGATCAAGGAGTAGCTTTCTCAAAACTACCTGAAAAACCTACTGGCGATGGATATAATTGGAGAAAGTATGGTCAAAAATTTGTAAAAGGGAATACATTTGTCCGAAGCTATTACAAATGTACATTTACTAATTGCCCGGCAAGAAAACAGGTGGAGCGTTCACATGATGGTAATATTACTGAAATAAATTACTTGTGGAAACATGACCACCCTAAGCCACAGATGCTTCAAAAAGCGTCAACAACATATGTTCTGTCTGTTCAATCTAAAGCATCTGATGAGCTCTCTTTGACAACATCAGAAG AAACAGAGACCCCCAAGCTCTCAATAGTTCCCCCGACTGAGAATCCGGTGGAAGTTGCAGTTTCACAGTCAAATGATATGAAAAATGAGGCTAGCATCGATCTATCATCAGACTCGAAGAGACA GAAGAGAGAGAACCCAAGCACAATTGAAGGTATTTCAACTAAGACAAACTGTGAACCGAGAGTAGTTGTGCAGACAACAAGTGCAGTTGATATTGTAAATGATGGCTATCGGTGGCGAAAGTATGGGCAGAAATTAGTAAAAGGCAACCTCAATCCGAG GAGTTATTACCGATGTTCAAGTGCTGGCTGTTTTGCTAAGAAACATGTAGAACGGGCATCTCATGATGAAAAAGTGGTCATTACAACTTATGAGGGACGACATGATCATGATATGCCTGCCGGTGGTCGAACTGTTTCTCAAAACATGTCTGGAACCAGCACTGGCATCACGTCTGTCAACAATGATGGTTCAAGATCTCAACCTGAATCTGGCAGTATGGAAATGGTTCTTCATGTTAGTGCTACCTGA